A genome region from Paradevosia shaoguanensis includes the following:
- the folB gene encoding dihydroneopterin aldolase, translating into MPASDLIILNNLGFYGYHGVLGEENRLGQRFWIDVTAGLDLSAAARSDNLDQSVSYADMFEVIEAAFASHRFNLIEALAQHIVDRVFEGFAAIEWIRIRVRKPEAPIPMVAGEAAIELYRERP; encoded by the coding sequence ATGCCAGCTAGCGACCTTATCATCCTGAATAACCTGGGCTTTTACGGCTATCATGGCGTGTTGGGTGAAGAGAATCGCCTCGGCCAGCGTTTCTGGATCGACGTGACTGCCGGGCTTGATCTCTCGGCCGCCGCCCGCAGCGACAATCTCGATCAATCGGTCTCCTATGCCGACATGTTCGAGGTGATCGAGGCGGCCTTTGCTTCGCACCGCTTCAACCTCATCGAAGCCCTGGCCCAGCACATCGTCGACCGCGTGTTCGAAGGCTTCGCCGCCATCGAATGGATCCGCATCCGCGTGCGCAAGCCCGAGGCCCCCATCCCCATGGTGGCAGGCGAGGCAGCCATCGAACTCTATCGCGAACGGCCCTGA
- the rimO gene encoding 30S ribosomal protein S12 methylthiotransferase RimO, giving the protein MVSLGCPKALVDSERILTTLRAQGYTFSRDYAGSDIVIVNTCGFLDSAKAESLEAIGEAIGENGKVIVTGCLGVEKELIQKVHPGVLAVTGPHQYEEVVEAVHEHLPPVPNKFVDLLPEQGLRLTPRHYAYLKISEGCNNRCSFCIIPQIRGDLVSRPAASVLYEAERLVKSGVKEILVISQDTSAYGLDIKYATSPFHGRQVSAKFLDLSRELGELGAWIRLHYVYPYPHVDAVIPLMAEGKVLPYLDIPFQHASPTVLKAMRRPANQEKTLDRIKRWREICPDLTIRSNFIVGFPGETDEDFEYLLDWVEEAEIDRAGCFEYEPVTGAPANDLEGIVPDEVKRERFERLMEVAQDVSTAQLAKKVGRTIEVLVDDVQPEHNRAIARSKWDAPDIDGTVIIDNATGIKPGDMVEVTVTDSDEYDLFAEPAKAN; this is encoded by the coding sequence ATGGTCAGCCTCGGCTGCCCCAAGGCCCTCGTGGATTCCGAGCGCATCCTCACCACGCTGCGCGCGCAGGGCTACACCTTCTCGCGCGACTATGCCGGATCGGACATCGTCATCGTCAATACCTGCGGCTTCCTCGACAGCGCCAAGGCCGAAAGCCTCGAGGCGATCGGTGAAGCGATCGGCGAAAACGGCAAGGTGATCGTCACCGGCTGCCTCGGCGTCGAGAAGGAACTCATCCAGAAGGTTCATCCGGGCGTCCTGGCCGTCACCGGCCCGCACCAGTACGAAGAAGTGGTCGAGGCGGTGCACGAGCACCTGCCTCCGGTCCCCAACAAGTTCGTGGACCTGCTCCCCGAGCAGGGCCTGCGCCTCACCCCGCGCCACTACGCCTATCTCAAGATTTCCGAGGGCTGCAACAATCGCTGCTCGTTCTGCATCATCCCGCAGATCCGCGGCGATCTCGTCTCGCGCCCGGCCGCCAGCGTGCTTTACGAAGCCGAGCGGCTGGTGAAGTCCGGCGTCAAGGAAATCCTCGTCATCTCGCAGGATACCAGCGCCTATGGCCTGGACATCAAGTATGCGACCAGCCCCTTCCACGGCCGCCAGGTCTCGGCCAAGTTCCTCGATCTGTCGCGCGAACTGGGCGAGCTGGGCGCGTGGATTCGTCTCCACTACGTCTACCCCTACCCCCATGTCGATGCTGTCATCCCGCTGATGGCCGAGGGCAAGGTGCTGCCCTATCTCGACATTCCGTTTCAGCACGCGTCCCCGACCGTGCTCAAGGCCATGCGCCGCCCGGCCAACCAGGAGAAGACCCTGGACCGGATCAAGCGTTGGCGCGAAATCTGCCCGGACCTCACCATCCGCTCCAACTTCATCGTCGGCTTCCCCGGCGAAACGGACGAGGATTTCGAGTATCTGCTCGACTGGGTCGAGGAAGCCGAGATCGATCGCGCCGGCTGCTTCGAATACGAGCCGGTGACCGGCGCTCCGGCCAATGACCTCGAAGGCATCGTGCCCGACGAGGTCAAGCGCGAGCGCTTCGAGCGCCTCATGGAAGTGGCGCAGGACGTTTCGACTGCGCAGCTGGCCAAGAAGGTCGGCCGCACCATCGAGGTGCTGGTCGATGACGTGCAGCCGGAGCACAACCGCGCCATCGCCCGCTCCAAGTGGGATGCGCCCGATATCGACGGCACGGTCATCATCGACAACGCCACCGGCATCAAGCCGGGCGACATGGTCGAAGTGACCGTGACCGACTCGGACGAATACGATCTGTTTGCGGAGCCGGCCAAGGCGAACTGA
- a CDS encoding RluA family pseudouridine synthase, producing the protein MSAVQERTVSTDEEGMRLDRWFALHFPQLGFGRLQKLIRTGQVRVDKGRAQTNTRLSAGQTVRVPPVDDPGTPKPMRINEEDAEFLRSIILYEDDELYVFNKPYGLAVQGGTNTKRHIDGMLKSLPNKKGEPPRLVHRLDRDTSGCLVVAKTHAAASHFGAVFRSRSARKIYWAVVFGNPAPRQGEISCFLAKQPTQDGEQMIVVPHGYPGAQHSQTYYSTTDTAGRRFAWVTLKPVTGRTHQLRVHMAQLGNPILGDPRYFNIQNWDAPEGLAEGLQLHARRITLPLRSGKKLDVSAPLPPHMQATFDALGFDAARYDAQNTDPEADA; encoded by the coding sequence ATGAGCGCAGTACAGGAAAGAACGGTTTCCACGGACGAAGAGGGCATGCGGCTGGACCGCTGGTTCGCCCTGCATTTCCCGCAATTGGGGTTCGGCCGGCTGCAGAAGCTTATCCGCACCGGGCAGGTGCGCGTGGACAAGGGCAGGGCGCAGACCAATACGCGGCTCTCCGCCGGCCAGACCGTGCGCGTGCCGCCGGTCGACGACCCGGGCACGCCCAAGCCGATGCGCATCAACGAGGAAGATGCCGAATTCCTGCGCTCGATCATTCTCTACGAGGATGACGAGCTTTACGTCTTCAACAAGCCCTACGGGCTGGCGGTACAGGGCGGCACGAACACCAAGCGCCATATCGACGGCATGCTCAAGAGCCTGCCCAACAAGAAGGGCGAGCCGCCCCGGCTGGTGCATCGCCTCGACCGCGATACGTCGGGCTGCCTCGTCGTGGCCAAGACGCATGCGGCGGCTAGCCATTTCGGCGCCGTGTTCCGTTCGCGCTCGGCGCGCAAGATCTACTGGGCCGTGGTCTTCGGCAATCCGGCGCCGCGCCAGGGCGAGATTTCGTGCTTCCTTGCCAAGCAGCCGACGCAGGATGGCGAGCAGATGATCGTGGTGCCGCACGGCTATCCCGGCGCGCAGCACTCACAGACCTATTATTCGACCACCGATACGGCCGGGCGCCGTTTCGCCTGGGTGACGCTCAAGCCCGTCACGGGCCGTACCCACCAGCTGCGCGTGCACATGGCCCAGCTCGGCAATCCGATCCTCGGCGATCCGCGCTATTTCAACATCCAGAACTGGGACGCTCCGGAGGGCCTGGCCGAGGGGCTGCAGCTTCATGCCCGCCGCATCACGCTGCCGCTGCGTAGCGGCAAGAAGCTGGATGTGTCCGCGCCTCTGCCCCCGCATATGCAGGCAACGTTCGACGCCCTCGGGTTCGACGCGGCGCGCTATGACGCGCAGAACACGGATCCGGAAGCGGACGCCTGA
- the folP gene encoding dihydropteroate synthase, which produces MQGVLHQEYSVPLATGEVLRLGRHAVVMGILNVTPDSFSDGGDFSGLEAAVAHAHEMAAEGADIIDVGGESTRPGHDEVSVQDELDRVIPVMEALSASSLAPLISIDTYKALVADQAVQSGAAIINDVYGLQREPEIADVAALHNVPIIAMHWDKDRDPARPLIDEMLRYFDRTIEIAGKAGIGKDRLILDPGFGFGKNLQENYKLMQVFGRLHDLGLPILIGTSRKSMIGKLLGNEPKERLAGTLATTTLAYAGGAHIFRVHDVKANRDALRVAAASLYGPAHTEA; this is translated from the coding sequence ATGCAGGGTGTGTTGCATCAGGAATATTCGGTGCCGCTGGCAACCGGCGAGGTTCTGCGCCTCGGCCGGCACGCGGTGGTGATGGGCATACTCAACGTCACGCCCGACAGCTTTTCGGATGGCGGCGATTTCTCCGGGCTTGAGGCCGCCGTCGCCCACGCCCATGAAATGGCCGCCGAAGGCGCCGATATCATCGATGTCGGGGGCGAAAGCACCCGGCCCGGGCACGACGAAGTCTCCGTCCAGGACGAACTCGATCGCGTCATCCCGGTGATGGAAGCCCTCAGCGCCAGCTCGCTTGCCCCCCTCATCTCGATCGATACCTACAAGGCCCTCGTCGCCGACCAGGCCGTGCAGTCGGGCGCCGCGATCATCAACGATGTCTACGGCCTCCAGCGCGAGCCAGAGATCGCCGACGTCGCCGCACTCCACAACGTGCCGATCATCGCCATGCACTGGGACAAGGACCGCGACCCTGCCCGCCCGCTGATCGACGAGATGCTGCGCTATTTCGACCGCACCATCGAGATCGCCGGCAAGGCAGGCATCGGCAAGGACCGACTGATCCTCGATCCCGGCTTCGGCTTCGGCAAGAACCTGCAGGAAAACTACAAGCTCATGCAGGTCTTCGGGCGCCTCCACGACCTGGGCCTGCCCATTCTCATCGGCACCTCGCGCAAATCCATGATCGGCAAGCTCCTGGGGAACGAGCCCAAGGAGCGGCTGGCCGGCACGCTGGCCACCACCACCCTCGCCTATGCCGGCGGCGCTCACATTTTCCGTGTCCATGACGTCAAAGCCAACCGCGACGCCCTTCGCGTTGCGGCCGCAAGCCTCTATGGTCCCGCTCACACGGAGGCTTGA
- a CDS encoding HAD-IA family hydrolase → MKLVVFDMDGTLIDTHGLITEQMGRAFTSLGLEAPTVEASRRVIGLSLPVAIGQLAGSEDTDLVGRLVESYRTLYRASLTESADREPLFPGTREALDRLRGDDSAILGIATGKGLTGVNRILGIHGLAGHFSTLQTPDHNPSKPHPGMLLRAMSETGADTAETIMIGDTTFDIQLANAAGVRSIGVSWGYHDREELVAAGATLMIDRYDDLDAAIASLLE, encoded by the coding sequence ATGAAGCTCGTCGTTTTCGATATGGATGGGACGCTGATCGATACCCATGGGCTCATCACCGAGCAGATGGGACGGGCGTTTACGAGCCTGGGGCTCGAGGCGCCGACCGTCGAGGCATCGCGGCGGGTGATCGGGCTGTCGCTGCCGGTCGCCATCGGGCAATTGGCGGGAAGCGAGGATACGGACCTCGTGGGCCGGCTCGTCGAGAGCTACCGGACGCTCTATCGCGCCAGCCTCACCGAATCCGCCGATCGCGAGCCGCTGTTCCCCGGCACGCGCGAGGCGCTCGACCGCCTGCGGGGCGATGACAGCGCCATTCTCGGCATAGCTACGGGCAAGGGGCTGACCGGCGTCAACCGCATCCTCGGCATTCACGGGCTTGCTGGGCACTTCTCGACGCTGCAGACGCCGGACCACAACCCTTCCAAGCCGCATCCGGGCATGCTGCTGCGGGCGATGTCGGAAACCGGGGCCGATACCGCCGAGACGATCATGATCGGGGATACGACGTTCGACATCCAGCTCGCCAATGCGGCGGGGGTGCGATCGATCGGCGTTTCCTGGGGTTATCATGACCGGGAGGAATTGGTGGCGGCTGGTGCTACACTGATGATCGACCGCTATGACGACCTCGATGCGGCGATCGCATCGCTATTGGAGTAG
- a CDS encoding FliM/FliN family flagellar motor switch protein, translated as MNTLDNIEVDITVELGATTMPIHHMLRMGRGAVIELDASEHDPLKIYANNTLIARGEVRVEDGHLRVEVTEKVLRRG; from the coding sequence ATGAACACTCTAGACAATATTGAAGTCGATATCACCGTCGAGCTTGGCGCAACGACCATGCCGATCCACCACATGTTGCGCATGGGTCGCGGCGCGGTGATCGAACTGGACGCCTCCGAGCACGATCCGCTCAAGATCTACGCCAACAATACGCTCATCGCTCGTGGGGAAGTGCGCGTCGAGGATGGGCACCTGCGCGTGGAAGTGACTGAGAAGGTGCTGCGTCGCGGGTGA
- the folK gene encoding 2-amino-4-hydroxy-6-hydroxymethyldihydropteridine diphosphokinase yields MAKAWLVLGANIGDPLAQLEEAVARLDAMPTLAVTKRSSVLLTKPWGKTDQNDFHNMALEVETESTPQELLAICLGVEAAMGRQRLERWGPRLIDIDIIAYERQVIDEPNLKVPHPFAHERDFVLVPLREIAPDVADWLVTRRY; encoded by the coding sequence ATGGCCAAAGCCTGGCTCGTACTCGGCGCCAATATCGGCGATCCGCTGGCGCAGCTCGAGGAAGCGGTGGCGCGCCTCGACGCCATGCCCACGCTTGCGGTCACCAAGCGCTCGTCGGTGCTGCTGACCAAGCCCTGGGGCAAGACCGACCAAAACGACTTTCATAACATGGCCTTGGAAGTCGAAACGGAATCAACGCCTCAGGAGCTTCTCGCCATCTGCCTGGGCGTCGAAGCCGCCATGGGCCGCCAGCGCCTCGAACGCTGGGGCCCGCGCCTCATCGACATCGACATCATCGCCTACGAGCGCCAGGTGATCGACGAGCCCAACCTGAAGGTCCCCCACCCCTTCGCCCACGAACGCGACTTCGTCCTCGTACCGCTGCGCGAGATCGCACCGGACGTCGCCGATTGGCTGGTAACACGCCGGTACTGA
- a CDS encoding ATPase AAA → MIKVSQPPDPWQRTTTENGFAADEVISALQKSMRRGLLDNVLLLAWEMYITSPELEEILWSRLCVMSVEDIGAGNLNAPVLVETLYQMHKRYPRPIGDRFLFAAHAIRVMATGEKDRTTDDMVNWAKQVVATGERLPEIPDIALDMHTRRGQEMGRDYKFFMEEASRVIPEIKGKETKYRDWIMQALAEGKLT, encoded by the coding sequence ATGATCAAAGTATCTCAGCCCCCCGATCCCTGGCAGCGCACCACCACCGAGAACGGCTTTGCGGCCGACGAGGTGATCTCGGCGCTGCAGAAGTCCATGCGCCGCGGCCTCCTCGACAACGTGCTGCTGCTCGCCTGGGAGATGTACATCACCAGCCCCGAGCTCGAGGAAATACTCTGGTCGCGGCTCTGCGTGATGTCGGTTGAGGATATCGGCGCGGGCAATCTCAATGCGCCGGTGCTGGTCGAGACGCTCTACCAGATGCACAAGCGCTACCCGCGCCCGATCGGCGATCGCTTCCTCTTCGCCGCCCACGCCATCCGCGTGATGGCCACGGGCGAAAAGGACCGCACGACCGACGACATGGTCAACTGGGCCAAGCAGGTCGTCGCCACCGGCGAGCGCCTGCCCGAAATTCCCGACATCGCGCTCGACATGCATACGCGGCGCGGCCAGGAAATGGGCCGGGATTACAAGTTCTTCATGGAAGAGGCGTCGCGCGTCATCCCCGAGATCAAGGGGAAGGAAACCAAGTATCGCGACTGGATCATGCAGGCGCTGGCCGAAGGCAAGCTCACCTGA
- the lipB gene encoding lipoyl(octanoyl) transferase LipB — translation MEELTPVKDVACQTSSKLVRADGKPVDWIIAPAEVPYPEALEAMRSRAAAIAAGEANEAIWLLEHPPLYTAGTSAHAEDLLLPDRFPVYDAGRGGQYTYHGPGQRVAYVMLDLRERGRDIRCLVSGLEGWVIDTLAAFNITGERREGRIGVWVRRPERGASSEDKIAAIGVRVSKWVTFHGISLNVSPDLSHYDGIVPCGISDQGVTSFEDLGHIVSLPEVDSALRTAFEGRFGPTRQVASQPLVSAA, via the coding sequence ATGGAAGAGTTAACGCCGGTTAAGGATGTCGCCTGCCAGACCAGCAGCAAGCTGGTTCGCGCCGACGGCAAGCCGGTCGATTGGATCATCGCGCCCGCCGAGGTGCCCTACCCCGAAGCGCTCGAGGCCATGCGCAGCCGCGCCGCGGCGATCGCGGCCGGCGAGGCCAACGAGGCCATCTGGCTGCTCGAACACCCCCCGCTCTATACCGCGGGAACCTCGGCCCATGCCGAGGACCTGCTGCTGCCCGACCGTTTCCCGGTCTACGACGCCGGGCGCGGTGGGCAATATACCTATCACGGGCCCGGCCAGCGCGTGGCCTATGTGATGCTCGACCTGCGCGAGCGCGGCCGCGACATCCGCTGCCTCGTGAGTGGGCTCGAAGGCTGGGTGATCGATACCCTCGCCGCTTTCAACATCACCGGCGAGCGCCGCGAAGGCCGCATCGGCGTCTGGGTGCGGCGGCCGGAAAGAGGTGCATCGAGCGAGGACAAGATCGCCGCCATTGGCGTGCGGGTGAGCAAGTGGGTCACCTTCCACGGCATCTCGCTCAACGTCTCGCCGGACCTTTCGCATTATGACGGCATCGTGCCCTGCGGGATTTCCGACCAGGGCGTCACCAGTTTCGAGGATCTGGGCCACATCGTATCGCTGCCCGAAGTGGATTCGGCATTACGGACCGCCTTCGAGGGCCGGTTCGGGCCGACGAGACAAGTCGCTTCACAACCTCTTGTGTCTGCGGCCTGA
- a CDS encoding DUF4282 domain-containing protein has protein sequence MTLDDLKKLLTGKVLFRLDSILSPRLIPMLYAVGLAAILLWAVSHLFGTFGASFGNGLWGLLEIAVFGLLSVIVLRIVCEALVVYFKTHETSADNFERTRLSTSLLDEVRDAIHDLAENEEHDYTEADEYITPATEPVPPTFTEKPEGPTVIDAEPSGSSPHRTAKRTPPTPKDML, from the coding sequence ATGACACTCGACGATCTCAAGAAGCTCCTGACCGGCAAGGTCTTGTTCCGGCTCGATTCCATCCTCTCGCCGCGGCTCATTCCGATGCTCTACGCGGTGGGCCTGGCGGCAATCCTGCTCTGGGCGGTCAGCCACCTCTTCGGCACGTTCGGCGCCAGCTTCGGCAATGGCCTCTGGGGCCTCCTCGAAATCGCCGTGTTCGGCCTCCTCTCGGTGATCGTGCTGCGCATCGTCTGCGAAGCGCTGGTGGTCTATTTCAAGACCCACGAGACCTCTGCCGACAATTTCGAACGCACCCGCCTTTCGACCTCCCTCCTCGATGAAGTGCGCGACGCCATCCACGACCTCGCCGAAAACGAGGAGCACGACTATACCGAGGCCGACGAATACATCACGCCGGCGACCGAACCCGTGCCGCCCACCTTCACCGAAAAGCCCGAAGGCCCGACCGTGATCGACGCGGAGCCCTCCGGCTCATCCCCCCACCGCACCGCAAAGCGGACCCCGCCGACGCCCAAGGACATGCTGTAG
- a CDS encoding DUF1127 domain-containing protein, translating into MGLRKAFQKWSSYSRLRRELDAMSPRQLRDIGLQHDDIDGFARRHADKL; encoded by the coding sequence ATGGGCCTTCGTAAGGCATTTCAGAAGTGGTCGAGCTATTCGCGTCTGCGTCGGGAGCTCGATGCGATGAGCCCGCGGCAACTGCGCGATATCGGTCTGCAGCACGACGATATCGACGGCTTTGCCCGCCGGCATGCCGACAAGCTCTAA
- a CDS encoding GNAT family N-acetyltransferase, producing MAPLFRQAGPDDLESIIALDRSVRTAPDQPEHAADWLEPSAEVALRAWVEAGECHVAEERGSIAAFAVLHNHFFHDPIIDLLIVGAPWRRMGIGSGMVRYLATVCRPPKLWTSTNLSNQPMQALLAREGFKMSGFIEGLDEGDPELIYMKLVPSEAPNR from the coding sequence GTGGCGCCGCTCTTCCGCCAGGCGGGGCCGGATGATCTTGAATCGATCATCGCGCTCGACCGCTCGGTGCGGACGGCGCCGGACCAGCCCGAGCATGCCGCCGACTGGCTCGAACCTTCGGCGGAGGTTGCGCTGCGGGCCTGGGTGGAGGCGGGAGAGTGTCATGTGGCGGAGGAGCGTGGAAGCATCGCGGCCTTCGCCGTGCTTCACAACCACTTCTTCCACGATCCGATCATCGATCTCCTGATCGTGGGCGCACCCTGGCGCCGGATGGGAATCGGCAGCGGCATGGTGCGCTACCTTGCGACTGTCTGCCGGCCGCCCAAGCTCTGGACTTCGACCAACCTTTCCAACCAGCCGATGCAGGCCCTGCTGGCACGCGAAGGCTTCAAGATGAGCGGCTTCATCGAAGGGCTGGACGAGGGCGATCCGGAACTCATCTACATGAAGCTCGTGCCGTCCGAGGCACCCAACCGGTAA
- a CDS encoding glutathione peroxidase: MSAFYDFSAPRLDGSPQALADYRDKVVLVVNVASHCGFTPQYAGLESLWRDYRDRGLVILGFPCNQFGEQEPGNAEEIAQFCSLTYDVTFPLFAKVDVNGSAESPIWAWLKAEAPGIFGTEAIKWNFTKFLLDRQGNVVERYAPTVEPKDIAADIERLL, translated from the coding sequence TTGAGTGCCTTCTATGATTTCTCCGCCCCCCGCCTCGATGGTTCCCCGCAAGCGCTTGCCGACTACCGCGACAAGGTGGTGCTGGTGGTCAATGTCGCCAGCCATTGCGGGTTCACGCCGCAATATGCCGGGCTGGAATCGCTCTGGCGGGACTATCGCGACCGCGGGCTCGTGATTCTGGGCTTTCCCTGCAACCAGTTCGGCGAGCAGGAACCGGGCAATGCCGAGGAAATCGCGCAGTTCTGCTCGCTCACCTATGACGTGACGTTCCCGCTCTTTGCCAAGGTGGACGTCAACGGCAGCGCCGAGAGCCCGATCTGGGCGTGGCTCAAGGCGGAGGCGCCGGGGATTTTCGGGACCGAGGCGATCAAGTGGAATTTCACCAAGTTCCTGCTCGACCGGCAGGGGAATGTGGTGGAGCGCTACGCGCCGACTGTCGAGCCCAAGGATATCGCGGCCGATATCGAGCGGTTGCTCTAG
- the crcB gene encoding fluoride efflux transporter CrcB: protein MLEVLLVGLGGAIGAVSRYGVSVLVGRIWWSTFPLATLLINIAGSFAMGVLVGLLARFVPPHQQELRLFFAIGILGGFTTFSSFSLDAMTLIERGQWNDALLYAVLSVVVSIAALYVGLLITRGTGA, encoded by the coding sequence ATGCTCGAAGTGTTGCTTGTTGGCCTTGGCGGCGCCATCGGCGCGGTCAGCCGTTATGGCGTGTCGGTACTGGTCGGGCGCATCTGGTGGTCGACGTTCCCGCTGGCGACGCTGCTCATCAATATCGCGGGTTCGTTCGCGATGGGCGTGCTCGTCGGCCTGTTGGCGCGCTTCGTGCCGCCGCACCAGCAGGAGCTGCGCCTGTTCTTCGCCATCGGCATCCTGGGCGGGTTCACCACGTTCTCCTCGTTCTCGCTCGATGCGATGACGCTGATCGAACGCGGCCAATGGAACGATGCGCTGCTCTACGCGGTGCTTTCGGTTGTAGTTTCGATTGCGGCGCTCTATGTCGGGCTCCTGATTACAAGAGGCACGGGCGCATGA
- a CDS encoding patatin-like phospholipase family protein — MTSLISKVAVGLRMLTVTVTLLAVAACSSFGIRHPVPAADAETAALVSSPVIRYWGDELPKGNSEIFSGLARSASPKFLALSGGGMNGAYGAGFLVGWTARGDRPKFDIVTGISVGAVIAPMAFLGPRYDKRMESIFSNLAVQRTKGPGVLAALLGAPAIADNTPLRMAIAQVVDQQALDEIAAEHRAGRRLLIGTTNLDAERPVVWDIGAIANSNIVNRLELVRTIILASAAVPGIFPPVLIRVNAEGKPYDELHVDGGVTQQVVLLPGGFGASGPKLNGTLYVIYNGTIEPQRDAIQQVSSVSVLARAVPSLLKYRGRGDIIVLENAVRARGIKYMLTAIAADFPQPDNLFMASPAWLNELFTFGYKNGRAGNWQKHP; from the coding sequence ATGACATCACTAATCTCGAAGGTTGCCGTTGGCTTGCGCATGCTCACGGTAACGGTCACGCTGCTCGCCGTAGCCGCGTGTTCTTCGTTCGGCATTCGGCACCCGGTTCCAGCCGCAGATGCTGAAACCGCGGCGCTCGTCTCCTCACCCGTCATCCGCTACTGGGGCGACGAACTGCCCAAGGGCAATTCCGAGATATTCTCCGGCCTCGCGCGATCGGCCTCTCCGAAATTCCTCGCCCTTTCCGGCGGCGGCATGAACGGCGCCTATGGCGCCGGTTTCCTCGTGGGCTGGACTGCCCGGGGCGACCGGCCGAAATTCGATATCGTCACCGGCATCAGCGTGGGCGCGGTCATCGCCCCCATGGCCTTCCTCGGCCCGCGCTACGACAAGCGCATGGAATCCATCTTCTCCAACCTCGCCGTGCAGCGTACCAAGGGCCCGGGCGTGCTCGCCGCCCTTCTCGGTGCTCCGGCCATTGCCGACAACACCCCGCTCCGCATGGCTATCGCGCAGGTCGTCGACCAGCAGGCGCTCGATGAGATCGCCGCCGAGCACCGCGCCGGCCGCCGCCTCCTCATCGGCACCACCAACCTCGATGCCGAGCGACCCGTCGTCTGGGATATCGGCGCCATCGCCAACAGCAACATCGTCAACCGGCTTGAACTGGTGCGCACCATCATCCTCGCCTCGGCGGCCGTGCCCGGCATCTTCCCGCCGGTGCTGATCCGCGTGAACGCCGAGGGCAAGCCCTATGACGAACTCCACGTCGATGGCGGCGTTACCCAGCAGGTGGTGCTGCTCCCTGGCGGCTTCGGCGCCAGCGGCCCCAAGCTCAACGGCACGCTCTACGTCATCTACAACGGCACGATCGAACCGCAGCGCGACGCCATCCAGCAGGTCTCGAGCGTCTCGGTCCTGGCCCGCGCCGTACCGTCCCTGCTCAAGTATCGCGGCCGCGGCGACATCATCGTGCTGGAGAACGCGGTACGGGCGCGCGGCATCAAATACATGCTCACCGCCATCGCCGCCGACTTCCCACAACCAGACAATTTGTTCATGGCTTCGCCCGCCTGGCTCAACGAGCTGTTCACCTTCGGATACAAAAACGGGCGTGCCGGGAACTGGCAGAAGCATCCTTAG
- a CDS encoding ATP12 family chaperone protein, with protein MREFLEDAFQHRDDGYGRAQKHAKQELPKRFYKETGVVPVEGGFTVTLDGRPTRTPGRVPVVVPVAGIATIMAEEWAAQGERIDAQTMPMVRLVNSALESGEGMVPSFRDEVVKFAGSDLMLYRAESPRELAAEQEAMWDEALVKLARHFGVSFQPTIGILHQPQPPATLAKLEESLEGEGLLVLTALVSITGLTGSGLLAIGLLNRLFTPDYVWSAAHVDEDFQIRQWGEDEEAIERRARRRIEFDTAVKLIELMRG; from the coding sequence ATGCGCGAGTTCCTCGAAGACGCCTTCCAGCATCGCGACGACGGCTATGGCCGTGCGCAAAAGCATGCCAAGCAGGAGCTGCCCAAGCGCTTCTACAAGGAAACCGGCGTCGTGCCGGTCGAGGGGGGCTTCACCGTCACGCTCGACGGCCGCCCGACGCGGACGCCGGGGCGGGTGCCCGTCGTGGTGCCGGTCGCCGGCATCGCCACCATCATGGCCGAGGAATGGGCGGCGCAGGGCGAACGGATCGACGCGCAGACCATGCCGATGGTGCGGCTCGTGAATTCGGCGCTGGAAAGCGGCGAGGGCATGGTGCCCAGCTTCCGCGACGAGGTGGTCAAGTTCGCCGGTAGCGACCTGATGCTCTATCGCGCTGAAAGTCCGCGCGAGCTGGCGGCGGAACAGGAAGCCATGTGGGACGAGGCCCTGGTCAAGCTGGCCCGTCATTTCGGCGTCAGCTTCCAGCCGACCATCGGCATCCTGCACCAGCCGCAGCCGCCGGCAACGCTGGCCAAGCTGGAGGAATCACTGGAAGGCGAGGGGCTGCTGGTGCTGACGGCGCTGGTGTCTATCACCGGCCTTACCGGTTCGGGCCTGCTCGCAATTGGCCTGCTCAACCGCCTCTTCACGCCCGATTATGTGTGGAGTGCCGCGCATGTCGATGAGGATTTCCAGATCCGCCAATGGGGCGAGGACGAGGAAGCAATCGAGCGCCGGGCTCGCCGCCGTATCGAATTTGATACAGCGGTGAAGCTCATCGAGTTGATGCGCGGCTAG